The window GGAATTTGACTAGAACTTCGAAATTCATATTAGTAAATCAATAAAAGGCGTTTTGAATTTGCAATCTAAATAGAAGTAATTAGACTGTGGGGTTTTTGAGTTACcagtaaaataataaaaaaaatataaaatagaagCAGTAGCAGTTCTTCGCTATCATCTCAAGAACTCCAATATTTGATTTTTAAAATCGAGCACTTACAGCCTATGATTACTACatgaaatatattttaaatcatTCGTAAAACCTTCGAAgatcatcaatttaactggaaataACCTCTAGATTatgaattcgaatttttaaagaaccGGTTGACTTTttagttcaaaaactttgactcaaaaattcaccTTCGAATTTGCAAATTAAGATTTGAAGTTTCCCAGAAAGTTTCACGACTAGCCTTAGATCACTTCTGCGTTTTTACAATTTGAGGATTGAATCGAAATTTGAACTTTTGATTCACACCTACAAACAGCGGAATGAacggattttttttttataaaaatttttgTTTGATTTCACGAATAGCATCAAATAAATTATAAAGTGATTAAGAATGATCGATGCAGTAATCAAGGATTGATTTATGGTGGTTTATAGGGATGATATTGATTGACAGCAATTCACGAGAAGAACAGAAGGGAGGAAGAAAAAAATGATAGTGATATAATACGCGTTtctttctattatatatatatatatatatatatatatatatatatatatatatatatatatatatatatatatatatatatatatatatatatatattatgttttaatacttttaattaataaatatattaactttaataatatgttaaattttataattctattaatgtttaatatattaacaataataagaatactaataatattattactagaaacaatactagtattaatgataaccataataataataataataataataataataataataataataataataataataataataataataataatattaaaattctaataatagtactaacaattatattagtaataatactaaataccaataatatcaaaataataaataaaaataataatactgatatgataatattaataatagaagttttaaataaaagataagtttaagtattattaataatgataataataataaatatgataatactaatcctattagttataataatattaatattattaatgataataataatattaataataataataataatataactaattatacatatcaaattttatattttatgttagaaataataatacagaatttaatatcaatattaataataacaaaagtaatgataataatgttaatataatagttatattcaacttgtaatcaataattatgtatcttatatatatatatatatatatatatatatatatatatatatatatatatatacacttcaactactatatatttaattatgttttaaataccaagtaaataaatgtaataattatatatatatatatattgaacaaaTAATCTCTGAGTGTaacattaaatactttgttaacattgacaACTTATGTAAATTAAATCTACTCTCTATATttaaataaacagttttaaataacaatttaagttttctttcataataaactaaatcatatgatagttcattaatatatttaatttataatatataattatttacatgtatagttatttttatatatatatatatatatatatatatatatatatatatatatatatatatatatatatatatatatatatatatatatatatatatatatatatatatatttactattatttgttcgtgaatcgtcgagaatagtcaatggTTAAATAAATTCATTAAAACAGTTCAATAATTTTTGAGACTCctattttacagactttgcttatcatgtcgattacatataagaataaagtttaaatttggtcggaaatttctggttcgtcacagtacctacccgttaaagaaatttcgtccccgaaacttAATAGAGATGGTCATGGTTGTCAATAAGTAtgattttatgacgaatatgagttgataaatagagtttcatcaccaATGGGTAATAGGGATAAAATAATTTAATtgtgtaaagagtacgagtgaattGGTATTAACCTCTGACGTAATcaagtttgaatttagaaaataagactcatcttaacttttgatgttgtcttggttgaattccaaaattcaagggatttaaaaaaatctttgaaatctaaatgagatttgattcttcgttaaTTAAGGaacttaggatcctctttgattaaatgtgatgatctgtctcgattgctctgtcggatatttcactataaattcaccctcttcattttCTGTATATTTGGGAGTtccatacttccattttctctcccaactttaagtcaagcaaataatgattcagaattcgtagatacgaagtttcgaatgaacatgactaatgttcttggagagaaattgtaatagcatgatcttgatttgttagATTACCAGAAGTCACGGGAAAAGATAGGACTACTAAGAAggtatgttcttgatgtgtttatagattagatagaatgtaagagtcgtgtaatatggcacatgatgacggtagggtctgtgaatcatcacgtttcattagaaactcagcataacatactataatataatcacattgatcaagtgtaattatattatactaactcatgcttcagctcccaacactacttcaaaatcattcataagtcAAATTCGAATATTTCAgagttttagaaactaaaatagtttcttttatgatataacacagatagcgtggagagataattaatttcggacgagaatatttatgaagatatcttaagaaatattgaggatatttctaATAAGAGatttgatgatatcttagaatttctaatatcgatggatgatgaagaaaatttgtccgcaagagtttagagtcagaagcaaagtattcgttaaggacttcagcaggtactgaatcgtttggattctttaaaggtaggtttagtctttgtgatttgtccatagtctccttcacagtttgctcaattcgttttccagttccgacatttctgagctttgccaacatacaattctttatcatcgaacttttggctgttaaggtcgtttacagtttttgctacttcatcagcacttttcaaaattcagggtactgatttgtagactgggtgcttgtcagaatttcagaattgaagatcataattctaggagataaatgttatatgtatacatataactgttgatgtagaaatgctgcaagattcgaaatactgattgttgattctcggtaattggtatggtaattatcgttacaagatgcggatagggtttcgataaatataatgatttttcagaaaatcaaacgaagttgttggtaagtttactgctaatgtggaggGATATAAACGgtcctccggtaacgatgatgaagggcaaacttatatatcaaagttataataaggcttatttgaatgaaaaattaaagttgatttgttggagttgtgacaaaattggctaatttgaaaaagaattgcaatattattttcggtaataacaatgccaaaggagttaacacagatacgtgttgaacgtttactcaggtttcgagagtttttcaggtgcataactatatgcataaatctttccttccgtagatgaagtacggttggtttatcctttcgattgaggtattttcaagaatcatgaaaggtttgaacgcagattgtattcgtcaagatacaaatgaagtttaagatgaaatcaagtggtaaacttgaagaattgtttagtttcatatgttataatcaatattttaattcattttaattttccaatgttgacagtccacagttagcagtccacaatttgtagttcaacaattcatatatagtttaatatataatattcgaattagttaatacgtgtcgtgacccgttatatacatgtctcagactcgatcacaactcaaagtatatatattattatagaatcaacctcaaccctgtatagctaactcaagcattactgcatatagagtgtctatggttattctaaaccttgtatacgtgtcccgatatttaaagtgcgtaaaataaataacagaaattaaatgacgataaataaaattgcgagaataaaaattgcgataattaaattgcgataaataaaatgtaatcagttagctaggaacagttagctagaatagttagcgtggattcttaacaaaatttctcatagttaatttgtctgtttctaacaaattttattttgtcaaatgtttttcttcattatgccacttgttggattctgataagtcaaaatccaaatataaaattgaatgaaaatggttattctgcggtgaacggatacgtatattggtgattataagcaggatagtaaatgactgttgaatcagcttcggagaatgtatagtgtaactttattaatgtgaaatctaaatattcctcgggtcttacctacccgttaaaatattttcaccattaacagtttgtaaaaaagaatttttaattacaatctttatgaaaacatatatacatatatattttcttcagatgtaatcatggatttaatgagttaatatgagattaaactcatttgattttccgtttgagctagaataaataatctctaaaacttttgagattacataatcgccatgaagaacgaagataattgatgtagaacgatacgtagaacgatgataatactcgaggtacagaatgagatgttgaggcatggattgttgatggtaatggtactgttactaatggtactgttggtgctggagatgttggtgaagctggtaaattttgcaccatattctccaaattgattactcgagcgcgaaactcgttgacttcttctattatttcggaatgattgtcggtcggaacgagcggatgaataaggtttagaatttttgaaagaatataatcgtggcgagatattcgggaattgaggctgaaaatggtgttttgaacaggttcaccggtaattgcttcaggttcttcaccaagaggtaaattcggttggtggaagggatcgccttcttcgtgtctccaatgattaattagactacgaacccatccccaatttatccagaatagatgatgactaatttgttgatccattacggttatactgctttcggagcttgagtaaaAATCcaaatcggaatccgagggacttgaactagtgacgagttccatttcgtacgattgaataaaggaattttttttttatataaaaagatTTCCGGCTataggatggtattctaattatatagaatatctatatatatacaacaaAAGATGtcgtaagttacggaggaatttacggaatatgtcaggcaaagcttacattaacatatacgctaaaatatgaattagcagatacgctaagatatgaattatgtcTATACACTATACATGCAGTCaaagcagtaagatgtgtctagactaagaatgataagtaagtgattccctaagaatgataagcatgtaattttcaacacgaaatgataagcaaaacttttgacatgcagacacggtcgaagtccaaactcactaatgcatcctaacgactatcagttagacacactaatgcagacctggttcgcaaagaccatcgcactgataccaactgaaaggacccattcatatacattataaatgattcataatagttgatttcattgcgaggtatttgacctatatatgatacattttacaaacattgcattcgtttttaaaagacaaactttctttgcatcgagaattgacaggtatgcataccatttcataatatctgctatccaactataattgacttaataataatcttgatgaactcaatgactcgaatgcaacgtctttcgaaatatgccatgaatgactccaattaagatctctaaaatgagctaatgcacaacggaagatctctttaacacctgagaataaacatgctttaaaatgtcaaccaaaaggttggtgagttcattagtttatcataaacgatcattttcatcattttaatagaccacaagattttcatttctcataatacacatctcgtatcaggcatttcgcaaactgcatagagataaaaaatcattcatatggtgaaacttggtaaccgaaattaacaagatgcatatagaatatccccatcattccgggacacccatcggacatgataaactcgaagtactaaagcattccaaattccagaatgggggttgttatttcccgtagatctacctttaggattcgcgtcaattaggggtgcactaattctcaaaattagtgatgttccctaattcttaggctaccaagctaaaaggggcatattcggcttcgatctattcaaccatataatgtagtttcaattacttgtatctatttcgtaaaacagttataaaaatagcacatgtattctcagtccaaaaaatatatattgcaaaagcatttaaaaagagagcaaatgaaactcacaataatgtattttgtagtaaaaatacatatgttgaaactgaaaaatgcagggttggcctcggattcacgaacctatatcatttgtatatatatatatatatattaaaacatatactcgtaaacgactaaatctttatattatttttaataatatacttgttaaattatttgttatatagatatagatatatttaatttatctattttatttaactAACGTTTATCTTTCATTAAcacatattaatagtaataatttatattagggtttatatatatataatatatatatatatatatatatatatatatatatatatatatatatatatatatatatatatatatatatatagcttatttattatattgttaataaaaaaattatagtgatatgtgatttttatattcttgtaatgtatttttatataaaaatatttatttgtagtaatattaataataataactatgaatataacaattttactacgaatgataataatgataatgagtttaattataaccatactaattgtcatattaccaataataatgattttattactattacttttgttgataataacaatacttataataatactaatgatattaatgtttctaatacttgtaaatctaaatatgataacaatattaataataattataatactaataatagtgataataataataatactaattatactaataaccatattctaacattagtaataacaataattttgttaatcattttaatattaatgataataataataataataataataataataataataataataataataataataataataataataataataataataataataatactactaataaatatgataatgatactaattgcattaatgataataataattttatttctaaAATTAGTAATaacaacataacaataataatttataatctcaataataaaaataatgataataaaagtatacTACCTTAGAAAAGGCTTTTAAAAAGAATGTGCCTCATACGaggctcgaaccctcaacctctcggAAACCCGCTAACACCTCTAAACATTGCTCCAATTCTGATTTCTTGAATTTACTTAAACCTAAAACTATTTAACCCTACAATACTTTAGTTCCCTTTTTCTTAACCTGCTTCATCGTTTAATCAACCAGGAGGACTCATCAATCAAAAACCATTATTTACCCAAGAATTTAGGTTCTTTACTAGAAACCTAAACGACTCGATGTTGTGATTTTAACTTAACAGActcaacacaaaaaaaaaaaaatatatacaacagGTAGTTGTTAGCGAGCAAAATGAAGGACAATTTGGAATTTGACTAGAACTTCGAAATTCATATTAGTAAATCAATAAAAGGCATTTTGAATTTTCAATCTAAACAAAAGTAATTAGACTGTAGGGTTTTTGAGTTACcagtaaaataataaaaaaactatAAAATAGAGGCAGTAGTAGTTCTTCGCTATCATCTCAAGAACTCCAATATTTGATTTTTAAAATCGAGCACTTACAGCCTATAATTACTACATGAAATCTATTTTAAATCGTTCGTAAAACCTTCGAAgatcatcaatttaactggaaataACCTCTACATTatgaattcgaatttttaaagaaccGGTTGACTTTttagttcaaaaactttgactcgaaaattcacctTCGATTTTGCAAATTAAGATTAGAAATTTCCCAGAAAGTTTCACAACTAGCCTTAGATCACTTTTGAATTTTTACAATTTGAGGATCGAATCGaaatttgaacttttgattctcaCCTGCAAACAGCGGAATGAatggatttttttttatataaaaattattgttTGATTTCACAAATAGCATCAAATAAATTATAAAGTGATTAAGAATGATCGATGCAGTAATCAAGGATTGAtttatggtagtttatagggatgaTATTGATCGACAGCAATTCACTAGAAGAACAGAAGGGAGGAAgaaaaaaatgatagtaatataATACGCGTTtctttctattatatatatatatatatatatatatatatatatatatatatatatatatatatatatatatatatatatatatatatatatatatattatgttttaataattttaattaataaatatattaactttaataatatgttaaattttataattctattaatgtttaatatattaacaataataagaatactaataatattattactagaaacaacactagtattaatgataaacatattaataataataataataataataataataataataataataataataataataataataataataataataataataataataaatatattaataataatatagaaattctaataataatactaacaattatattagtaataatactaaataccaataatatcaaaattataaataaaaataataatcctaatatgataatattaataatggatgttataaataaaagataagtttaagtattaataataatgataataataataaatatgataatactaatcctattagttataataatattaatattattaatgataataataatattaataataatataaccaattatacatatcaaattttatattttatgttagaaataataatgcatattttaatatcaatattaataataacaaaagtaatgataataatgttaatataacaattatattcaacttgcaatcaataattatgtatctcatttatatatatatatatatatatatatatatatatatacttcaactactatatatttaattatgttttaaataccaagtaaataaatgtattaattatatatatatattgaacaaaTAATCTCTGAGTGTaacattaaatactttgttaacattgacaACTTATGTAAATTAAATCTACTCTCTATATttaaataaacagttttaaataacaatttaagttttctttcataataaACTAAATCATATGATAGTTCAttagtatatttaatttataatatataattatttacatgtatagttatatatatatatatacatatatatatatatatatatatatatatatatatatatatatatatatatatatatatatatatatacacatatatatatatatacacatatatatatatatacatatatatatatatatacatacatacatatatatatatatatatatatagatatatatatatatatatatatatatatatatatatatatatatatatatatatatatatatatatatatatatatatttctatttactattattggttcgtgaatcgtcgggaatagtcaaaggttaaataaattcaTTAAAACAGTTCAATAATTTTTGAGACTCCTATtttacacactttgcttatcatatcgattacatataagaataaagtttaaatttggtcggaaatttctgggtcgtcacaccatTAATCTGCGTTCTTCCACAAAATTTAAGTTTTCGCACAATGCATCATTATTTTTTGTTTCATCAAAATTGGCTACCCTATGTGTTGGCATAAAAATTTCTGCGGAAATCATTGCCTCTGAGCCATACACTAGACTAAAGGACGTTTCGCCAGTGCTTTTCTTAAATATTCTGCGATGTGCCCACAGCACATTGGACAGTTCATCAACCCATCGAGTCCGCTTTTCATTTAAGCGTTTTTTAATGCTGCCAACAATATCGTGGTTAATAACTTTGCATAAGCCATTGGCCTGCGGGTGTGCAACAGAAGTAAACTTCTACACAATATTAAGTTCTTCACACCACCTTTTAAAGGGATCTTTTGCTATCTGCACCCCATTATCACTTACAATTTCGTGAGGAATCCCAAATCGACAAATAATGTGCTCCCAAACAAAATTTTGCACTTGCACCCATGTAATTGTGCATAGTGCTTTTGCTTCTACCCACTTGGTAAAATAATCAATTGCAACAATTAAAAACTTTACGTTTCATGCACCTGCAGGAAATGGTCCAACAATATCAGTTGCCCATTTATAAAACGGCCATGGTGAATTAACTAAAATCATGTCATGTCTCGATTTTCTGTTCTGCGGCGCATGCCTTTCGATACTTTTGCACGATTTAACTATTTTTGCAACATCACGATACATAGTTGGCCAAAAGTATCACATCCGCATAATTTTTGACGCAATAGTCTTATAACCAGAATGCAATGCACAAGAAATGCTATGCACTTCTTCAATGATCACTTCTACTTCTGCGGGGCCAATACAAAGCATTAATGGCCCATAATAAGATTTGCAATATAAGATGCCATTTTCAATGGTATACATAAGCAATCTTATACGCACTAA of the Rutidosis leptorrhynchoides isolate AG116_Rl617_1_P2 chromosome 5, CSIRO_AGI_Rlap_v1, whole genome shotgun sequence genome contains:
- the LOC139849161 gene encoding uncharacterized protein, translated to MYRDVAKIVKSCKSIERHAPQNRKSRHDMILVNSPWPFYKWATDIVGPFPAEAKALCTITWVQVQNFVWEHIICRFGIPHEIANGLCKVINHDIVGSIKKRLNEKRTRWVDELSNVLWAHRRIFKKSTGETSFSLVYGSEAMISAEIFMPTHRVANFDETKNNDALCENLNFVEERRLMV